One Nicotiana tomentosiformis chromosome 4, ASM39032v3, whole genome shotgun sequence genomic window carries:
- the LOC104093909 gene encoding uncharacterized protein, which produces MDIDPRQYEHIAVNDGDVHNIVMSYLEHNCFTDTLESFNASTGMKQNANHLEDMEKRKRIYHLALEGNVLKAIELTEQLAPDLLEKNKDLHFDLLSLHFVGLVCSRKCTEALEFAQRKLAPFGKVQKYVEKLEDFMALLAYNEPEKSPMFHLLSLEYRQQVSDSLNRAILANSNLPSYSAVERLIQQTTVVRQCLSQESTKEGHPPFSLKDFMKS; this is translated from the exons ATGGATATTGATCCCCGACAATACGAACACATT GCTGTCAATGATGGTGATGTTCACAACATTGTCATGTCATACCTTGAGCATAATTGCTTCACAGACACGTTGGAATCATTTAATGCCTCCACTGGCATGAAGCAGAATGCAAATCATCTGGAGGATATGGAGAAGAGAAAAA GGATTTATCATTTGGCACTAGAGGGGAATGTACTGAAGGCCATTGAACTTACAGAGCAGCTCGCTCCTGACTTATTGGAAAAAAATAAGGATCTGCATTTTGATCTCTTGAGCCTTCATTTTGTTGGACTTGTCTGCTCAAGAAAATG CACAGAAGCTCTGGAATTTGCACAGAGGAAGTTGGCTCCTTTTGGAAAGGTGCAGAAATATGTTGAAAAACTTGAA GACTTCATGGCTTTATTAGCTTACAATGAGCCAGAAAAGTCGCCCATGTTTCATCTATTAAGCTTGGAGTACAGGCAGCAAGTTTCCGATAGTTTGAATAGAGCAATACTTG CAAATTCCAACCTCCCCAGCTATTCTGCAGTCGAAAGGTTGATACAGCAGACAACTGTTGTAAGACAATGCTTAAGTCAAGAATCCACTAAG GAAGGGCATCCACCATTTTCTTTGAAAGACTTTATGAAGAGCTAG